From Micromonospora auratinigra:
GCGTACGCCGCGTTCAAGGAGCGGTACCGGGACAGCCCGGACCTGATCGCGGCGGTCACACCGGAACAACTCCCTGAGGCCTTCCACGTCACGCTGGCGAGGGCGGCGGACTTCTCGCGGTTCGTGGTGAGCTTCCACGACGCGAGCGGTGTCGACGAGATCATGGGCGGTCCGTGCCCGACCGGCTCGGGGCTCGGGGAGCATGGGTGACCAGCGGACAACTGGACGTGCACGCCGGGCCGTCCGCCGATCGTCAGCCCGGACCGCTGGCGCGGTGGGGCCTCGCCCGGCGGCGTGAGCGGAGCAGCCGGGACGAGGACTTCAGCGCCTTCGTCGCCGCGGCCGCGCCCCGACTGAGACGCACCGCGTACCTCATGTGCCGGGACTGGCATCTCGCCCAGGACCTCACCCAGATCACCTTCGCGAAGATGTACGCCTCGTGGAGTCGGATCCGGGAGAGCGCGAATCTCGAGGCGTACAGCCGCCGCGTGCTCATGAACGCCGTCTTCGATCAGCGGAGGCGGCACAGCGACAGCGAGGTCGTCTGCGACCGACTGCCCGAACGGCCCGAGCCGGCAACCGAGACGGACCTGCACGTCGCGTTGATGACCGCGCTGGCGACGCTACCCATTCGCGACCAGGCGATCGTGGTGCTGCGGCACTGGGAGGACCAGAGCGTCGCCACCGTCGCCGAGATCCTCGGCATCTCGACCTCGGCGGTCAAGATGCGGGACGCGCGGGCGCTGCGGCGGATCCGGGCCCTGCTCGGTGAGGACTTCGCCGGGAACTGACGGCCCGCGAGCGGAACGTCCGGTGCGATCCGCACGGATCGACCGGGCGTTCTCGCATTTCTCGTCGACGACCGGCTCGTACTGCTCCGGCGACGGCTACGGCCCCTGCTGACCCTCGTCGGAGCACCCGGGCGGACCCGGGCGCCCCGACGTCAGGGGCCGGGATCAGTACAGCGGGCCACCGCTCTGCGGCCCGGCGATCCGCAGGCCGTACCGCTGCGGCCAGACGTAGTCGCTGCGCAGACCCAGCCCGGTCCAGAGGACGGGCGGCACCTGCCCACCGACGCCCTGGATCCGGGTCACCGAACCGGAGGGGTAGCCGGCGAGGTCGCCGGTCACCTCCTCACCGGGCGCCCCGGCGACCACGTCCAGCCCGCCCCGACGGTCGAGGTCGAGCAGCGCCACTGCGACACCGAACTTGTCCCCGCGCTCGGCCGCTCCCGGGACGCCCGACTGACCCTGGTAGAACGTCTGGGCACCGCTGCCGGTCAGCCCGGCGGCCGAGCCCTTGAGCAGGGTGACCGAACCGGCTTCCACCGCCTTGCCGACGGTTTCGCCCGGGGCGCCGACCAGCACGTCCGCCTTGCCGTCCCCGGTCACGTCACCGACCGCGAGCGCCGCCCCGAAGCGGTCGCCGCCTCCCGACGTTCCCGGCACCCCCGAGGTGTCCTGCGTGATGACCCGGACGGCACCGGCGGACAACCCGGCGGAGCGACCGGTGAAGGCGGCCACCAGGCCGCCGGTGAGTTCCGGGGTCTGCGCGTCGGGCGCTCCGGCGATCACCTCACCGAGCCCGTCACCGTTGACGTCCCCGACGGCGAGCGCCAGACCCAGGTACCAGGCGATGGCGCCGGTCTGGCCGAGCACCCCGCGCAGAGCCGCGCCGGTGACCGACGTGGCGCCGGTGGTGGCCACCCCGGCGGCCGAACCCCACATCAGCGTGACCATTCCGCTGCCGTTCCAGGAACTGCTGTCGTCCTCCATCGGAGCACCGATGACCAGGTCGGCGTAGCGGTCGCCGTTGACCTTCCCGATCGCCAGGGTGTAGCCGAAGCGGTCGTTCGGCTCGGACGTCCCGGGCACCGCCGACTGGTCCTGGCTGAGGAAGGCGGCCCCG
This genomic window contains:
- a CDS encoding SigE family RNA polymerase sigma factor, which gives rise to MTSGQLDVHAGPSADRQPGPLARWGLARRRERSSRDEDFSAFVAAAAPRLRRTAYLMCRDWHLAQDLTQITFAKMYASWSRIRESANLEAYSRRVLMNAVFDQRRRHSDSEVVCDRLPERPEPATETDLHVALMTALATLPIRDQAIVVLRHWEDQSVATVAEILGISTSAVKMRDARALRRIRALLGEDFAGN
- a CDS encoding integrin alpha — protein: MINREGVVLQYERVKTDGLRPRPVLGTGDTRSDFDGDGVDDVAAMGDPSFSKVPLPEYATGVVTVRYSSAPQVDHFLGVLSSDGGCGCFGTTLAAGNFNGDRYDDLVIGDQDEVDPGNGKHAGGVWVIPGSSGGLVAGSARHFSQSSPGVPGDPEQYDHFGGALAAGDLNGDGRDDLAIGAYGEAIGTKTDAGAVTVLLGTATGLTATGAAFLSQDQSAVPGTSEPNDRFGYTLAIGKVNGDRYADLVIGAPMEDDSSSWNGSGMVTLMWGSAAGVATTGATSVTGAALRGVLGQTGAIAWYLGLALAVGDVNGDGLGEVIAGAPDAQTPELTGGLVAAFTGRSAGLSAGAVRVITQDTSGVPGTSGGGDRFGAALAVGDVTGDGKADVLVGAPGETVGKAVEAGSVTLLKGSAAGLTGSGAQTFYQGQSGVPGAAERGDKFGVAVALLDLDRRGGLDVVAGAPGEEVTGDLAGYPSGSVTRIQGVGGQVPPVLWTGLGLRSDYVWPQRYGLRIAGPQSGGPLY